DNA from Calorimonas adulescens:
ATGGACCAGACCTTCTTTCCCGTGCCCAATTTCTACAAAGGCTCCAAAATTTGTGATTTTTGTAACCTTACCAATATATGTGTTGCCGATTTCTACATCTTTAACGATACCTTCAATTATTTTGAGTGCTTTTTCTCCTGAGTTAACATCTTTTGCTGAAATATAGATTTTACCATCATCTTCAATATCAATCTTTACACCAGTGTCTGATATTATTTTATTTATTGTCTTGCCACCTGGACCAATAACATCTCTAATTTTGTCAGGATCAATAGTAGTTGTTATAATTCTTGGAGCATACGGAGATATATCTTTTCTCGGTTCTGGTATGGTTTCAATTATTTTATCCAAAATATATAGTCTAGCCCTTCTAGCTTGTTCCAAAGCTTTCTCTAAAATGGTTCTGTCTATACCATGTATTTTTATATCCATTTGAATGGCAGTAATACCTTTCTGTGTACCAGCAACTTTAAAGTCCATATCTCCCATAAAATCTTCGAGATCTCTTATATCAGTGAGCACAACAAATTTATCACCTTCTTTAACCAATCCCATAGCTATACCTGCTACAGGAGCTTTTATTGGTACTCCAGCATCATACAGTGCAAGAGTGCTACCACAAACACTAGCTTGTGACGTAGACCCATTGGAACTCAACACTTCTGATACTACCCTTATTGTATATGGAAACTCATCTTCCGACGGTATAACAGGCTCTAATGCTCTTTCTGCCAAAGCCCCATGGCCAATCTCTCTTCTACCTGGCCCCCTCATCGGCCTGGCCTCTCCAACACTATATGGTGGCATATTATAGTGATGCATATAGCGCTTAAATTCTTCATCTCCGAGATCTTCTAAAATCTGGATATCACCAAGTGCCCCAAGTGTAGCAACTGACATAACCTGCGTTTGCCCTCTATTGAACAGAGCCGATCCATGGGCACGAGGTAAAATTCCAACCTCACATGAAACCGGTCTAATTTCATCAAAAGCCCTACCATCAATGCGATATCCATCATTAAGTATCATGCTTCTCATTTGTTCTTTTGTAATATTATAGATAGTTTCACTTATATCAATTTTGTTGTCAGGATATTTAAGTAAGAAAGTATTCAATATATTCTCTGATACCTCTTCCAGCTGATCTAATCTTTTCTGCCTATCTTCACTTAAAAGTGCTTCACGTATCAATGGAACAGCATACTTTCTTACATCATCTTCTATTTCAGTATTTGGTTTAAATACCGGATAATTTAATTTTGGTTTCCCAACTTCTTTAATTATTTCTTCCTCAAACTCAATGATTTTTTTAATCTCATCATGTGCCAGCATCAAAGCATTTATCATTATATTTTCTGGTACTTCGTTTGCCCCGGCCTCCACCATTAAAATTGCCTCTTTTGTCCCAGAAACTGTAAGATGCATATCACTTTTTTCCCTTTGTTCGAGAGTAGGGTTTACAACAAACTTTCCATCAACAAGGCCTACCGTAACTGAACCTGTCGGTCCATCAAAAGGAATATCTGATATACATAATGAAATAGAAGATCCTATCATTGCGGCTATCTCAGGTTGATTGTCAGGATCCACTGATAGCACAGTTGCTACAACCTGAACCTCATTACGAAATCCTTTAGGAAACAGTGGTCTGATAGGCCTATCTATCAGTCTTGAAGTCAATATGGCCTTTTCCGTAGGTTTACCTTCTCTTTTTATAAAACCACCTGGTATTTTGCCGATAGAATATAGTCTTTCTTCATAATCAACTGTTAAAGGGAAAAAATCAATACCCTCCTTGGGTTCCTTTGACGAGCAAGCAGTTACAAGCACAGCTGTGTCCCCATACCTAACCAAACACGATCCGTTTGCCTGTTGAGCTAATTTACCTATTTCGATTCTAAGTTCTCTGCCTGCAAAACTTGTCTTATAAATCCTTTCCATGTAAATGTACCTCCCTTCTATTATTATTGCCGTTGAGCATTCAAACTAAAATAATATGAGCGAGAGTAACCCGCCCATATCGCATTATTTACGTA
Protein-coding regions in this window:
- a CDS encoding polyribonucleotide nucleotidyltransferase, whose protein sequence is MERIYKTSFAGRELRIEIGKLAQQANGSCLVRYGDTAVLVTACSSKEPKEGIDFFPLTVDYEERLYSIGKIPGGFIKREGKPTEKAILTSRLIDRPIRPLFPKGFRNEVQVVATVLSVDPDNQPEIAAMIGSSISLCISDIPFDGPTGSVTVGLVDGKFVVNPTLEQREKSDMHLTVSGTKEAILMVEAGANEVPENIMINALMLAHDEIKKIIEFEEEIIKEVGKPKLNYPVFKPNTEIEDDVRKYAVPLIREALLSEDRQKRLDQLEEVSENILNTFLLKYPDNKIDISETIYNITKEQMRSMILNDGYRIDGRAFDEIRPVSCEVGILPRAHGSALFNRGQTQVMSVATLGALGDIQILEDLGDEEFKRYMHHYNMPPYSVGEARPMRGPGRREIGHGALAERALEPVIPSEDEFPYTIRVVSEVLSSNGSTSQASVCGSTLALYDAGVPIKAPVAGIAMGLVKEGDKFVVLTDIRDLEDFMGDMDFKVAGTQKGITAIQMDIKIHGIDRTILEKALEQARRARLYILDKIIETIPEPRKDISPYAPRIITTTIDPDKIRDVIGPGGKTINKIISDTGVKIDIEDDGKIYISAKDVNSGEKALKIIEGIVKDVEIGNTYIGKVTKITNFGAFVEIGHGKEGLVHISKLAPSRVNKVEDVVHVGDEVLVKVIEIDRQGRINLSIKDALSEESIDKK